One window of Aspergillus oryzae RIB40 DNA, chromosome 3 genomic DNA carries:
- a CDS encoding terpene synthase family protein (predicted protein), with translation MKDNPVGVLVDMKERSLFKSFDKSYHPTYGLGTMSGNIYDTAWIAMVRKPIEGKSVWAFPTAFQALLQQQSHCGSWGGTTSELDSIASTLAALLALQRHAEDSYDADRQDLNSRILKAKAFLDAALKGLNGLLRTCTLPVSLELRLPAILDLLEAEGHTFDFDRTYLNKIQSKKLSKINLDTIFSGPQSSLLHSLEALVGKIDFKGLAHYKVLGSMLASPSATAAYLMYNPVWDDEAEEYIQRAISNGAGHGSGLVAAGYPTTVFEWAWVTTNLIRHGIEPSSRLKEVGKQIESEIELHGVVGFVPKACPDADDTAKALAALALQGAQYSPQVLVDRFEREKHFTTYLYETHTSISTNANVLTALVLLSADDRYQPQIEKCIRYLCDAWFQCDRMVKDKWNISPYYPTMLMCEALMSYIQRWSEGHLAALPDDLMKFQLPITLFQSLIRTLRTQNQDGSWGSSNSAEETAYAVLILKSVAPFSFTNMISAEIKDAINRGVQFILTKGQRSQTDDQLWLDKTLYAIPTVSDSYIMAALQAEDTIDKLAEIPHMLANVSTAMVLKMTEYFSRLPSQMETPKWVIQASVIEAILFGYRLKTLDVFSTGGALGEKYIKYGACFWTLANNSSPEYLLSTWVVYSMIELSIGIFQEDELMEKSLVNLPDFTTDMIADYIDELCNETALCKDSSLHGHSSRTNISDVNEETLTRLKSIRENIGTWFRFVLDDNLKANTSPYHRRDLQKELEMSTLAATQQAKAHRSLNNRLPHSGTECATVSTGQTFYTWLHTSAVHDVKSAVVSKSLVCKIGNGGDVFPTAREKYLAEKLWRQISVEGRLWNDFGSIERDRLASNLNSVNFPEFSSPQSLLLDGDVGTQLLQLAEYEHKCTLSCLNDLTQILDSTGRQTISLYLQMYYRCCVIYSETCVKYAFGSTTAT, from the exons GCATTTCCAACTGCCtttcaggctcttcttcagcaacaAAGCCATTGTGGTAGTTGGGGTGGAACCACTTCTGAATTGGATTCCATTGCCAGCACCTTAGCAGCTCTTCTTGCACTGCAAAGACATGCGGAAGACTCCTATGACGCAGACCGTCAAGACCTCAACTCAAGGATCCTCAAAGCAAAAGCCTTCCTGGACGCCGCTTTGAAAGGTCTCAATGGCTTGCTAAGAACATGTACTTTACCTGTTAGTCTTGAGCTTCGATTACCGGCAATATTGGACCTCTTGGAAGCAGAGGGGCATACATTCGATTTTGACCGCACATACTTGAACAAGATTCAGTCGAAGAAACTTTCAAAGATCAACTTGGATACTATTTTCAGCGGTCCacaatcttctcttctgcacTCGTTGGAAGCTTTAGTTGGGAAAATCGACTTCAAAGGGCTGGCCCACTACAAGGTTCTTGGGAGCATGTTagcatctccatcagcgaCAGCAGCGTATCTGATGTATAATCCTGTGTGGGATGATGAGGCCGAAGAATACATTCAGCGTGCAATCTCCAATGGGGCTGGTCATGGATCAGGTCTTGTGGCTGCAGGATACCCAACTACAGTATTTGAATGGGCGTGG GTGACGACGAACTTAATACGCCATGGCATTGAACCAAGCAGCAGACTGAAAGAGGTTGGCAAGCAGATCGAGAGCGAAATTGAGCTTCATGGAGTAGTGGGCTTTG TCCCGAAAGCATGTCCTGATGCCGATGACACGGCCAAGGCTTTAGCAGCCCTTGCACTTCAGGGGGCACAGTACTCGCCACAAGTATTGGTCGATCGATTTGAACGAGAAAAGCACTTTACAACATATCTATACGAGACGCATACTAGCATAAGTACCAATGCTAACGTACTCACTGCCCTGGTGTTGCTTTCAGCCGATGATCGCTACCAGCCACAAATTGAAAAATGCATTCGCTACCTGTGCGATGCGTGGTTTCAATGTGACCGAATGGTAAAGGACAAATGG AATATCTCGCCTTATTATCCGACGATGCTAATGTGTGAAGCCTTGATGTCTTATATCCAACGCTGGAGTGAAGGGCATCTGGCCGCATTGCCCGACGATCTTATGAAATTCCAACTTCCCATCACGTTGTTTCAGTCTTTAATCCGAACATTGCGTACCCAAAATCAAGATGGATCATGGGGAAGCTCGAACTCAGCCGAAGAGACGGCTTATGCTGTCCTGATTCTCAAAAGTGTGGCACCTTTTAGTTTTACTAACATGATATCTGCGGAGATTAAAGATGCTATTAACAGAGGTGTCCAGTTCATCCTTACCAAAGGCCAACGGTCACAGACAGATGACCAGCTTTGGTTGGACAAAACCTTGTATGCTATACCGACCGTGTCGGACTCCTACATCATGGCTGCTCTGCAAGCTGAGGATACTATCGACAAACTTGCCGAAATACCACATATGCTCGCCAACGTGTCAACAGCAATGGTTCTTAAGATGACAGAGTACTTTTCTCGATTACCATCTCAAATGGAGACACCGAAGTGGGTCATACAAGCTTCAGTTATAGAGGCGATTCTCTTTGGCTACAGGCTAAAGACGCTGGATGTATTTTCCACCGGAGGAGCTCTCGGAGAAAAGTACATCAAATATGGCGCATGCTTTTGGACATTGGCCAACAATTCAAGCCCTGAGTATCTCCTGAGTACATGGGTAGTCTACAGCATGATAGAACTTTCCATTGGCATATTCCAAGAGGACGAACTAATGGAGAAGTCCCTGGTCAATCTACCGGATTTTACAACCGACATGATAGCCGACTATATTGATGAACTGTGCAATGAGACTGCCTTGTGCAAAGATAGTTCTCTCCACGGACATTCATCTAGAACGAATATTTCTGATGTGAATGAGGAAACCCTCACTCGTCTTAAGAGCATACGGGAAAACATAGGAACCTGGTTCCGTTTTGTCTTGGATGACAACCTCAAGGCAAATACTAGTCCATATCATAGACGCGACCTCCAAAAAGAGTTGGAAATGTCAACTTTGGCTGCTACGCAACAGGCCAAAGCGCATAGGTCACTAAACAACCGTCTTCCACATTCTGGCACCGAGTGTGCTACGGTAAGTACCGGACAAACATTTTATACCTGGCTACATACATCTGCTGTCCATGACGTCAAGAGCGCTGTTGTCTCCAAATCCCTTGTTTGTAAGATTGGGaatggtggagatgtcttCCCTACAGCTAGAGAAAAGTACCTTGCGGAGAAGTTATGGAGGCAGATATCCGTGGAAGGTAGGCTTTGGAATGACTTCGGCAGTATTGAGCGAGACCGCCTCGCATCAAACCTCAATTCAGTCAACTTTCCTGAGTTCTCGTCTCCTCAAAGCCTCTTGTTAGACGGTGATGTGGGGACCCAGTTGCTTCAGCTCGCGGAGTACGAACACAAGTGCACTCTGTCCTGCTTGAATGACTTGACACAGATCTTAGACAGTACCGGTCGGCAGACGATCTCGCTGTACCTACAGATGTATTACCGTTGCTGTGTGATATATTCTGAAACGTGTGTTAAGTATGCTTTCGGGTCTACCACGGCGACGTGA
- a CDS encoding fungal specific transcription factor domain-containing protein (predicted protein), with amino-acid sequence MSIDDITLDNINATILIGNLCGSDGDSSGEALYFAGLNIPRQIQDCDQFQLPMSELDFHNLAPGQPVGKDSRITRPGLWGYMVILARIFGQIQHLHRRIADGTLDNSASEFETFIQGLPSGLQLTKENMETHSTLGVGQAFVALHLGYHHYATLLYFPYLGSQMTHILDQKLFATRCKYHAAAFSDLLRSSNETKGCQAVYFIVAHMTVTSSSALLHTLLFGQEDELFNTKKRLYYNFQILLRLKSYWRGVGMMACMLSMDRIYTMDKWIVKFLLQHALPIEGNPGPPATSQLAERDRFANDALSMLRPQGS; translated from the exons ATGTCAATTGACGACATCACTCTCGATAATATCAATGCCACCATCCTTATAGGCAATCTTTGTGGATCTGATGGTGATTCAAGCGGCGAGGCGTTATATTTCG CTGGGTTAAACATTCCCCGCCAAATCCAGGACTGTGACCAATTTCAGTTGCCCATGTCTGAGTTGGACTTCCATAACCTGGCTCCTGGACAGCCGGTTGGCAAAGATTCACGGATCACCCGGCCAGGTCTCTGGGGCTATATGGTAATTTTGGCAAGAATATTCGGCCAGATACAACATCTGCATCGGCGAATAGCCGATGGCACGTTGGACAATTCTG CTTCTGAGTTTGAGACCTTCATTCAAGGCCTACCCTCCGGACTTCAGCTCACTAAGGAAAACATGGAAACACATTCTACGCTTGGTGTCGGGCAAGCCTTTGTTGCCCTCCACCTAGGTTACCATCACTATGCTACTCTTTTGTACTTCCCGTATCTCGGCTCTCAGATGACTCATATCCTTGATCAGAAACTCTTTGCCACACGATGCAAGTACCACGCGGCAGCCTTCAGCGACCTCTTGAGATCATCTAATGAAACGAAGGGGTGCCAAGCTGTATACTTCATTGTCGCTCATATGACAGTGACGTCATCGTCGGCGCTGCTTCATACGCTACTCTTTGGTCAAGAGGATGAGTTATTCAACACCAAAAAGAGGTTATATTACAACTTCCAGATTTTACTACGGTTAAAATCATATTGGAGAGGCGTAGGCATGATG GCCTGCATGCTGTCAATGGATCGGATTTATACTATGGACAAATGGATTGTGAAGTTCCTACTGCAGCACGCCTTGCCAATAGAGGGGAATCCTGGCCCACCGGCCACGTCTCAGCTGGCCGAGAGAGACAGGTTTGCCAACGATGCGCTGTCAATGCTTCGACCACAGGGGTCTTGA
- a CDS encoding sugar porter family MFS transporter (predicted transporter (major facilitator superfamily)): MGSVKNLDQEADVSIEHAEIASSHAPPAYEISRVTWWKLHGLRKLYAMMPLLFLGSTINGYDGSLLNGLQTMSPWQTYFDNPTGSTLGLFTAIQNIGGVCALFFASYVADLLGRRIGVAVGLVVIFIGTIIQVVPPVNSGMFIAGRFLVGLGSNISQGSAPLLITELAHPQHRGTLTTMYNTLWYIGSIVAAWTVFGTIKYNSEASWRIPVGMQAAMPAIQFVGIWFLPESPRWLCAKNRPDEAFNILVKYHGNGDQTDQLCAFEFYEIQETLRLEEENSRNGWQTLIKTPGNRKRLLLIVLVSFFSQCSGNGLVSYYLHSILNSVGIESSHDQAVINGGLQLWSFLVAIGFSSFLVDVLGRRMLFMIAAVGMLVSFSIWTGCSAVYANTGDTGAGSAVIAMIFLFYGVAGFAWPGLTVAYCAEILPFQIRAKGMAVAFACTSAASVFNQYVNPIGLERLQWKFYFVYIAILVVECLCIWFLFVETKGPTLEEIAALFDGDDANVGRSVEGVTHQRAANTEKISA; this comes from the exons ATGGGTTCTGTCAAAAACCTTGACCAGGAGGCCGATGTCTCGATTGAACATGCGGAGATAGCATCTTCACATGCCCCCCCTGCCTATGAAATATCAAGGGTCACGTGGTGGAAACTCCATGGTCTGAGAAAGCTCTATGCAATGATGcctcttttgtttcttg GCTCGACTATCAATGGATATGATGGCTCGCTTTTAAACGGTTTGCAAACAATGTCTCCGTGGCAAACCT ATTTTGATAATCCCACAGGGTCAACGCTTGGGTTATTCACGGCGATCCAGAATATTGGTGGGGTCTGCGCTCTTTTCTTCG CCTCTTATGTGGCCGACCTGTTGGGACGCAGGATCGGTGTAGCAGTGGGCCTTGTCGTGATCTTCATTGGCACAATAATACAGGTTGTCCCACCTGTGAACAGTGGAATGTTCATCGCTGGAAGATTCCTGGTCGGTCTTGG TTCCAACATCAGTCAGGGGTCGGCCCCGTTGCTCATCACAGAGCTGGCACATCCTCAGCACCGCGGAACATTGACAACTATGTACAACACTCTGTGGTATATTGGATCAATTGTCGCGGCTTGGACTGTTTTTGGGACCATTAAATATAATTCGGAAGCATCTTGGAGGATACCGGTTGGGATGCAAGCAGCTATGCCTGCTATTCAATTTGTAGGAATCTGGTTCCTCCCGGAAAGTCCTCGCTGGCTATGCGCCAAAAACAGGCCAGATGAAGCCTTCAACATCTTGGTAAAG TATCATGGCAATGGGGACCAAACGGATCAACTCTGTGCATTTGAGTTCTATGAGATTCAGGAAACCTTGCgactggaagaggaaaactCCCGGAACGGCTGGCAGACCCTTATAAAAACTCCGGGAAATCGTAAACGTCTCCTCCTGATTGTGTTggtttccttcttttctcaatGTTCGGGAAATGGCCTGGTATCATATTACCTGCACTCGATCCTGAACTCAGTGGGTATCGAGTCGTCGCATGATCAGGCGGTGATTAACGGAGGCTTGCAACTTTGGTCCTTCCTTGTGGCTATCggattctcctccttcctcgtcgacGTTCTGGGCCGGCGGATGCTCTTTATGATCGCAGCCGTAGGAATGCTGGTAAGCTTCAGTATTTGGACAGG ATGTTCCGCTGTTTATGCGAATACAGGAGACACCGGAGCAGGAAGCGCGGTGATTGCAATgatatttctcttttacGGTGTGGCAGGCTTCGCGTGGCCCGGACTCACCGTGGCTTACTGCGCGGAGATCCTTCCATTTCAAATCCGAGCGAAGGGAATGGCTGTTGCGTTCGCTTGCACATCAGCGGCATCGGTCTTCAATCAATACGTGAACCCGATTGGTTTGGAAAGATTGCAATGgaaattttattttgtttatATCGCCATTCTTGTCGTTGAGtgtctttgtatttggtTCCTTTTTGTCGAGACAAAAGGTCCGaccttggaggaaattgcAGCATTATTTGATGGTGACGATGCGAACGTTGGAAGGTCAGTGGAGGGGGTGACACATCAAAGAGCCGCGAATACCGAGAAAATTAGCGCGTAA
- a CDS encoding putative beta-galactosidase (beta-galactosidase), producing MSLPNTIYPHLRPTDNGKQLIVNGRPFLSLAGELQNSSMTSAKYMDTVWQKLADTHINTVLGCITWEMIEPTEGQFTFTELDRVILGARKHGLRLVLLWFGSFKNAWVKTNPKRFPRAKLRKAGGVLQTADVLSIFHDEAPKSDANAFSHLMRHLREFDGSHSTVIMVQVENETGLLGDSRDGSSTAEERFSQPVPEDLLTFLARDWDSLHPDLRSNLVHFKAQSQPHGSWVDAFGRGPHTDELFMAYHYAHYLNQVATAGKKEYPIPLYTNVWQNYVGEDGDNDFPIVAGGGGLPGDYPSGGGTINVLDIWQQFAPALDFIAPDVYLNDYAQSCRKYRHRNQPLFIPEQRRDEYGVRRIWTAYGSYQAIGVSPFGIDTLEPSTNPFTKHYALLDSVSQIVLDAQRRPGSSVGFFFDELAENGSDPSKPVVRHYAGLEITIERCFVFGKPGPGSGMVIHLGGVKFLLIGWGFQVRATSLSPTATFTGILRFEEKFVVNRDTGELKTLRVLNGDETRSGIFAMMPNEDPDYGGFPICVTIPARTMIAEVEFYSIDDETAV from the exons ATGTCATTGCCGAACACTATATACCCTCATCTGCGTCCAACAGACAACGGGAAGCAGCTAATAGTCAATGGCAgacctttcctttctctcgCTGGAGAACTCCAAAACTCCTCCATGACCTCGGCAAAGTATATGGATACAGTCTGGCAGAAGCTCGCCGACACTCATATCAATACCGTCCTCGGTTGTATCACCTGGGAAATGATCGAGCCGACGGAAGGGCAGTTTACTTTTACCGAGCTCGACAGGGTTATCTTGGGTGCGAGAAAGCATGGGTTACGGCTCGTGCTACTGTGGTTTGGTTCATTCAAAAACG CCTGGGTTAAGACCAATCCTAAGCGGTTTCCTCGCGCCAAATTGAGGAAGGCTGGTGGTGTTCTTCAGACTGCCGATGTGCTATCAATCTTTCACGATGAAGCGCCGAAAAGTGATGCAAATGCATTTTCCCATCTCATGCGTCATTTACGGGAGTTTGATGGCAGCCACTCTACTGTCATCATGGTGCAAGTCGAGAACGAGACAGGCTTGCTCGGTGATTCGCGAGATGGGTCATCGACCGCCGAAGAACGTTTCTCTCAGCCTGTGCCGGAAGACCTGCTCACCTTTCTCGCCCGTGATTGGGACAGCCTTCACCCCGACCTCAGAAGCAATTTGGTCCACTTCAAGGCTCAGTCCCAACCACACGGGTCATGGGTAGACGCATTTGGTCGAGGGCCACACACGGACGAACTCTTCATGGCTTACCACTACGCACACTACCTGAATCAGGTCGCTACggcgggaaagaaagaataccCTATTCCACTCTACACAAATGTGTGGCAGAACTATGTGGGAGAGGACGGGGATAATGATTTCCCTATTGTTGCAGGGGGCGGTGGTTTGCCTGGTGACTATCCATCCGGTGGCGGTACCATTAATGTTCTTGACATTTGGCAGCAGTTCGCCCCGGCACTGGACTTCATCGCTCCCGATGTTTATCTAAACGATTATGCTCAGTCTTGTCGCAAGTACCGTCATCGTAACCAACCACTGTTCATTCCGGAGCAACGACGTGATGAGTACGGGGTACGACGGATCTGGACTGCGTACGGATCATACCAAGCAATCGGGGTGTCACCTTTTGGCATCGATACGCTTGAGCCATCCACCAATCCATTCACTAAACACTATGCATTGCTGGACTCCGTCTCGCAAATTGTGCTTGACGCACAGCGTCGACCGGGCTCGTCGGTcggcttctttttcgatgAGCTTGCGGAGAATGGTTCCGATCCGTCGAAGCCAGTTGTTCGGCACTACGCGGGGCTCGAGATCACTATTGAACGctgctttgtctttggcaAACCCGGTCCGGGCTCTGGCATGGTGATCCACCTTGGTGGGGTCAAGTTCCTGTTAATCGGCTGGGGATTCCAGGTTCGTGCGACCTCATTGTCCCCGACAGCAACATTCACCGGTATTCTACGGTTTGAAGAAAAGTTTGTCGTCAATCGAGATACGGGCGAACTCAAGACGCTGAGAGTGCTCAATGGCGATGAGACGCGCAGCGGGATTTTTGCCATGATGCCAAACGAGGACCCAGATTATGGAGGGTTTCCTATTTGCGTGACGATCCCGGCCCGTACTATGATCGCTgaggtagaattctactcGATTGATGATGAGACCGCTGTGTAG
- a CDS encoding GNAT family N-acetyltransferase (predicted protein), with product MTTTICPATPDEIPAIVDFIIAARADMFSMLDPSLHLQKAQRELASFQQSYLEHPNGAFFTARVDGRLVATIGYVAYDQRFPQLDFGHERVVEVLRMYVHPDWRRIGLASKLFAALEQRARQEGIRRMYLHTHPFLPGSIRFWERQGFSIVHIDDDPIWRTTHMSRFLAADEPQQTDLLSTAA from the coding sequence ATGACCACGACCATCTGCCCTGCCACGCCAGATGAGATCCCCGCCATTGTGGATTTCATCATAGCGGCCCGCGCCGACATGTTTTCAATGCTGGATCCATCATTACACCTCCAGAAGGCCCAGCGTGAACTTGCCAGCTTCCAGCAAAGCTACCTGGAACATCCCAACGGAGCTTTCTTCACAGCCCGAGTGGATGGTCGCTTGGTTGCCACTATCGGTTATGTCGCCTACGACCAGCGTTTTCCCCAACTGGACTTCGGCCACGAACGGGTCGTCGAGGTGTTGAGGATGTATGTCCACCCCGACTGGCGCCGAATTGGACTAGCTTCAAAATTGTTCGCGGCTCTCGAGCAGAGAGCACGCCAAGAAGGCATTCGGCGAATGTATCTGCATACCCATCCCTTTTTACCGGGCTCCATCCGCTTTTGGGAGCGGCAAGGGTTCTCCATCGTCCACATCGACGATGATCCTATATGGCGTACGACACATATGAGCCGATTTCTTGCTGCTGATGAACCTCAGCAAACAGATCTGCTATCGACTGCGGCATGA
- a CDS encoding uncharacterized protein (predicted protein) — translation MGLIKGVLKLTTYGGLASAGAFFYTTRNDVFVPMSPTDPIFQSAAYRKFNPEQNPTTHDLCVRKVPLSDINPTLLEKKGKLAEAFCAGVWSGWGYAFQRAYLARKYQGPETANHLWERPELKASTYDVGTLITDHFEVIEKTPERIVVRCGDSPRKQDVRESDGLFEMSAVVKPEEGVAEFALKSCFYKGKGKADSQPMPPHILWLHKQYTKLWAETAIRNVLRQ, via the exons ATGGGTCTCATCAAGGGAGTCCTGAAGCTCACCACCTATGGAGGGCTCGCCTCGGCGGGCGCCTTCTTCTACACCACGCGCAATGACGTCTTCGTGCCCATGTCGCCCACGGATCCCATCTTCCAGTCCGCCGCCTACCGCAAGTTCAATCCCGAACAAAACCCAACCACCCACGACCTCTGCGTGCGCAAAGTACCTCTGTCCGACATTAACCCGACCTTAttagagaagaagggcaagctGGCCGAAGCCTTCTGTGCTGGAGTCTGGAGCGGCTGGG GATATGCCTTCCAACGTGCCTACCTCGCCCGGAAATACCAAGGTCCCGAGACCGCGAACCACCTCTGGGAACGGCCAGAACTGAAGGCCTCCACTTACGATGTCGGCACCCTCATTACCGACCACTTCGAGGTTATTGAGAAGACCCCCGAGCGGATTGTAGTCCGCTGCGGTGACAGCCCCCGTAAACAGGACGTCCGCGAATCAGACGGCCTCTTCGAAATGTCGGCCGTCGTTAAGCCCGAGGAAGGAGTTGCGGAGTTTGCTCTCAAGAGCTGTTTctacaaaggaaaagggaaggcTGACAGCCAGCCGATGCCGCCGCATATTCTCTGGCTGCATAAGCAGTATACCAAGTTGTGGGCTGAGACGGCTATCCGCAATGTTCTCCGCCAGTGA
- a CDS encoding uncharacterized protein (predicted protein) has translation MIKTILCALAILAAIAPLTTAEKIKCNNATAYCGATLINRGGYLTQISEILKNHDEDAGGLLLQHGLFWCKEDGKLHDAYKKCKRNKCRANQRYYPESGDECKGEWRGSILPDMK, from the exons atgatcaaaaccaTCTTGTGTGCGCTTGCCATCCTGGCCGCAATTGCACCATTGACTACCGCCGAGAAGATAAAATGTAACAATGCCACGGCGTACTGCGGAGCAACACTCATAAATCGGG GGGGCTATCTGACACAGATTAGCGAGATACTCAAAAACCACGACGAGGACGCTGGTGGCCTGCTTTTACAACACGGTCTCTTCTGGTGCAAGGAAGATGGCAAACTTCATGATGCTTATAAGAAATGCAAACGAAATAAATGCCGTGCCAACCAGCGTTATTACCCGGAGTCGGGCGATGAGTGTAAGGGAGAATGGCGCGGAAGTATACTCCCGGATATGAAATAA
- a CDS encoding uncharacterized protein (carboxylesterase type B): protein MAYSILQIALATLLGYFVLVDAAIIQQTRAEAHPPKAKVQNGTYVGVHNDHYNIDYFLGIPFAQPPIGILRLAPPVSLNSSFSGTRNATNLQPVCVQFQLTAENKPQTATIDCAISEDCLTLNVYRPSNCGDQKLPVLVWIYGGGYTQGSNSDPRYNLTFIVNKSVKMGKPIIAVAINYRLNGFGFLGGPVIQEQGLTNLGLRDQRLALHWIQENTAGFGGDKSKVTIWGQSAGAGSAGSQLLAYGGRNDSLFRAAIADSDGPLAFKSPSNATQLQTWESILNLTGCSTASDSMACLRGVSSANLSYAVNASRVTFMPITDGGFVETHSSAQLLNGQFVQVPLLTGTNTDEGTNFVGSPSHIGALPTIAYPNDTSFLDYIGQSITNTTASAAALAALSVLYPDIPAIGVPHSHKGRLNSTFGSQYARVATFAGDFMAHRDRRLSAQMWFKYNVPVYTYRFNQWPIGGLPDTTGTTHFTEIPLVQDHEVQDGYLAPWYPAGGEFTSMDSDFYALARLMNKAPIPPLVTFFRCYLKTP, encoded by the exons ATGGCTTACTCTATTCTCCAAATTGCACTGGCAACACTGTTAGGTTACTTTGTTCTAGTTGACGCAGCGATAATCCAGCAGACAAGGGCCGAAGCGCACCCGCCCAAGGCGAAAGTCCAGAATGGTACATATGTTGGTGTTCATAATGATCACTATAATATTGACTATTTCCTGGGGATTCCATTTGCTCAGCCGCCGATTGGGATCTTACGCTTGGCACCGCCGGTCTCTCTCAACTCCTCGTTCTCGGGCACACGCAATGCCACGAACCTGCAACCAGTATGTGTCCAGTTTCAG CTAACGGCAGAAAATAAACCTCAGACAGCGACAATTGACTGTGCCATATCTGAAGATTGCCTAACTCTTAATGTGTACCGACCATCTAACTGCGGAGATCAGAAGCTACCTGTGCTAGTATGGATATATGG AGGAGGTTACACGCAGGGCAGCAATAGTGATCCCAGGTACAACCTAACATTCATTGTGAACAAGTCAGTCAAAATGGGCAAACCGATTATTGCAGTGGCAATCAACTACCGTCTCAATGGATTTGGCTTTCTGGGTGGTCCTGTTATCCAAGAGCAGGGCCTTACCAATCTTGGTCTCCGGGACCAGCGCCTTGCACTTCATTGGATCCAG GAAAATACTGCTGGTTTTGGAGGGGACAAATCCAAGGTAACAATATGGGGCCAATCTGCCGGTGCAGGTAGTGCTGGATCGCAGCTACTCGCATACGGTGGACGCAATGACTCGCTATTTCGGGCTGCTATCGCGGACAGTGATGGTCCCCTGGCCTTTAAATCCCCTTCCAATGCTACCCAGCTCCAGACCTGGGAATCGATTCTGAATCTTACCGGTTGCTCAACTGCCTCGGACTCCATGGCCTGTTTACGAGGTGTTAGTTCCGCCAACCTCTCCTACGCAGTCAACGCCTCAAGAGTAACCTTTATGCCTATCACCGACGGGGGTTTTGTGGAAACACATAGCTCCGCACAGTTGCTAAATGGCCAATTTGTTCAAGTGCCACTCTTGACTGGAACCAACACGGATGAAGGCACCAATTTTGTCGGATCTCCATCTCATATTGGCGCCTTGCCAACCATTGCTTATCCAAACGATACATCGTTCCTGGACTATATCGGCCAGTCTATCACAAATACTACAGCTTCGGCAGCGGCACTGGCTGCTCTTTCCGTCCTATACCCTGACATTCCAGCTATTGGCGTCCCACACTCCCACAAGGGTCGTTTAAACTCAACGTTTGGGTCTCAATACGCACGTGTGGCCACTTTTGCTGGAGATTTCATGGCCCACCGTGACCGTCGACTATCCGCTCAGATGTGGTTTAAATATAACGTCCCTGTCTATACCTACCGCTTCAATCAATGGCCCATCGGAGGGCTTCCAGATACAACTGGTACAACTCATTTCACCGAAATACCTCTAGTACAGGATCATGAAGTTCAAGATGGCTACCTTGCACCCTGGTACCCGGCTGGTGGTGAGTTCACCAGTATGGACAGCGACTTCTACGCCCTCGCTCGACTCATGAATAAGGCTCCTATCCCTCCCCTCGTCACATTTTTCCGCTGTTATTTGAAGACTCCCTGA